Genomic window (Candidatus Margulisiibacteriota bacterium):
TTGCATAAGCCCTTGAGGAAAATACCCATGTTGACATAAATCTTATAAAACATGTTAATGTCATAGCTTGTGCTGCACCGATAGCCCCGTTCCGAGAAATTAAAATATAGTTTAAAACGATACTAGTTATTGCGGTAAAAAAGGTAATCCATGCAAGAATTGCAGTTTTTTTGGCGTAGAAAATATAGTTAGTAACCATTAGGTACATGCCGGTAAATGCATTTCCTATAGCTAACCAGAGGACAAAACTACTAGCACTAATAAAATCTTTACCTACGAAAAAGCTTAATAGCCATGGTGCTATTAAAGCCAACCCTACTGATAGAATTAATATAATAATAAAATATAAATAAGTAAGCTTAACGATTTTGTTCTTAATACCTTGCCCTCCATTGGTTAATTTTTCAAACAGCCACGGAACATAGGCCTGGTTAAAAGCAGTGTATAGCAAACTTATTGGCATAGCTATTTGATACCCAACTGTATAAAGACCGGTGGCATTTACTCCAACCATATTAGTTATAAAGATTCTATCCATCATAGTCATCATTACCATACCAAGCGAATGCGGAATAAGAGGAACCCCAAAATTAAGAGCGCTTTTAATGTATTCCCTATCAACTTTAAATTTTATCCAGCCATTACGATATAAAAGAAATAGTCCAAAGATGGCAAACGAAACAAAGGCTATAACCTGAGCTTGTATACGCCCCTGCCAATCCATTCCT
Coding sequences:
- a CDS encoding flippase, which gives rise to MLNKYYLKKRQMRITMNIKRLIHSSLFRSAGIYTITQMINSAIPFLLMPVLTRYLTPTDYGIVAMFGVLLSFVAPFTGLSINGAIARQYYERDETDMSRYISNCLLILLSSTIIVGITFYFLAEPISKVASFPMQWMWAVIIVSAAQFINRINLTLWQVQVRPVSYGIYQIFQTVLNLGFSLWFVVGLGMDWQGRIQAQVIAFVSFAIFGLFLLYRNGWIKFKVDREYIKSALNFGVPLIPHSLGMVMMTMMDRIFITNMVGVNATGLYTVGYQIAMPISLLYTAFNQAYVPWLFEKLTNGGQGIKNKIVKLTYLYFIIILILSVGLALIAPWLLSFFVGKDFISASSFVLWLAIGNAFTGMYLMVTNYIFYAKKTAILAWITFFTAITSIVLNYILISRNGAIGAAQAMTLTCFIRFMSTWVFSSRAYAMPWNILKMMRN